The Cupriavidus nantongensis genome has a segment encoding these proteins:
- a CDS encoding PaaI family thioesterase — protein MDAAIVEDKDEAYSLDNPALESIGVRITDWRDDYVELELPLAPNMLNRSRVVHGGTICTLLDAATGYAGLYSAPGEAPRHAVTLSLTSNFLSNGTGKLLTAKGMVDRRGRSIFFSRAEVWLDGEVLVATGVATLKYLK, from the coding sequence ATGGACGCGGCAATCGTGGAAGACAAGGACGAGGCATACAGCCTCGACAATCCGGCACTGGAAAGCATCGGGGTCAGGATTACCGATTGGCGCGACGACTACGTCGAGCTGGAACTGCCGCTCGCGCCGAATATGCTGAACCGCAGCCGCGTCGTGCATGGCGGCACGATCTGCACCTTGCTCGATGCCGCCACGGGCTATGCCGGCCTCTACTCCGCGCCGGGCGAGGCCCCGCGGCACGCGGTCACGCTGTCGCTGACGTCGAACTTCCTCAGCAACGGGACCGGCAAGCTGCTGACGGCGAAAGGCATGGTTGATCGCCGCGGGCGTTCGATCTTCTTTTCGCGGGCCGAGGTGTGGCTCGATGGGGAAGTGCTGGTGGCAACCGGTGTGGCGACGCTGAAATACCTGAAGTAG
- a CDS encoding tripartite tricarboxylate transporter substrate binding protein yields MAITRRGMGGRLLSVVARAVAAAAICAAAAPAATAAGDFPAKPIEFWIPFPPGGPTDGSLRTLLAAAGKELDQRVVPINKPGAGATLAAQVMSQTAAPNGYTLSMVAANIFRMPHLQKTPYDPLRDFTYIIGLTNYRYGLVVRADARWKTLEEFLAYARANPGKVTYGAVGIGSSGHISMEKLGRAAGAKFTFVPYKGGAEEMMALMGGDIDAVLDPGWGQFAVAGKVRPLAIVGDTRFARFKDVPTLKERGYDITASSLVGIVGPRGMDPAVVRKLHDAFFRAAQDPAYLRSLEAIDLEPVHLNSADYTRFAAEQFEREKRVVQQLDISLQ; encoded by the coding sequence ATGGCTATCACAAGGCGTGGAATGGGAGGGCGTTTGCTATCGGTCGTGGCCAGGGCCGTGGCGGCAGCGGCGATCTGCGCGGCGGCAGCGCCGGCCGCGACGGCGGCGGGCGATTTCCCGGCCAAGCCCATCGAGTTCTGGATTCCGTTTCCGCCCGGCGGTCCCACCGACGGCTCGCTGCGCACGCTGCTGGCAGCCGCCGGCAAGGAGCTGGACCAGCGCGTGGTGCCGATCAACAAGCCCGGTGCGGGCGCCACGCTGGCGGCGCAGGTGATGTCCCAGACCGCGGCGCCGAACGGCTACACGCTGTCGATGGTCGCGGCCAATATCTTCCGCATGCCGCACCTGCAAAAGACGCCATACGACCCGCTCAGGGACTTTACCTACATCATCGGTCTGACCAACTACCGCTATGGCCTGGTGGTCCGCGCCGACGCGCGCTGGAAGACGCTGGAAGAATTCCTTGCCTACGCCAGGGCGAACCCGGGCAAAGTGACCTACGGTGCGGTCGGCATCGGCAGCTCGGGGCATATCTCGATGGAAAAGCTCGGCCGTGCCGCCGGCGCGAAGTTCACCTTCGTGCCCTACAAGGGCGGCGCCGAGGAAATGATGGCGCTGATGGGCGGCGACATCGACGCGGTGCTGGACCCGGGCTGGGGGCAGTTCGCCGTCGCCGGCAAGGTGCGGCCGCTGGCCATCGTCGGCGACACGCGCTTTGCGCGCTTCAAGGATGTGCCGACGCTGAAGGAGCGGGGCTACGACATCACCGCCAGCTCGCTGGTGGGCATCGTCGGCCCGCGCGGCATGGACCCGGCGGTGGTCAGGAAGCTGCACGACGCGTTCTTCCGCGCGGCGCAGGATCCGGCCTACCTGCGCTCGCTCGAGGCCATCGACCTGGAGCCGGTCCACCTCAACAGCGCGGACTACACCAGGTTCGCGGCCGAACAGTTCGAGCGCGAGAAGCGCGTGGTGCAGCAGCTCGATATCAGCCTGCAGTGA
- a CDS encoding tripartite tricarboxylate transporter substrate binding protein — protein MNTRYPKTHTIWTRLRAALVLSAASALLPAAAGAEEFPQHPLRMVLPYPAGGPTDLLARVVAVKMGESLGQGVVVDNKPGASGMIGAEAVARAAPDGYTILANASLHVINPSIQPKMRYDAFKDFVPVTQLADVPLVLVVNNASPVKTVQDLIAYARREGGALNFGSAGNASAQHLAGESFKLAARVPMQHVPYKGSAPALTDLMGGQIQLMFDSMPSAMPFIKSGKLRAVAVTTPRRASALPDIPTVAESGLPGFDISTWYGLWAPRGTPPAVVEKLASHAAAALKRPDVRQQYADMGAEPVGSSPADFARYNAAEGRKWAEIVRRSGAKADQ, from the coding sequence GTGAACACCCGATATCCGAAAACACATACGATATGGACGCGGCTGCGCGCGGCGCTGGTGCTGTCGGCCGCGAGCGCGCTGCTGCCCGCTGCTGCCGGCGCGGAGGAATTTCCGCAACACCCTCTGCGCATGGTGCTGCCCTACCCGGCCGGCGGGCCCACCGACCTGCTGGCGCGCGTGGTGGCGGTCAAGATGGGCGAAAGCCTGGGCCAGGGCGTGGTAGTCGACAATAAGCCCGGCGCCAGCGGCATGATCGGCGCCGAAGCCGTGGCGCGCGCGGCCCCGGACGGCTACACCATCCTCGCCAATGCCTCGCTGCATGTGATCAATCCCAGCATCCAGCCGAAGATGCGCTATGACGCGTTCAAGGACTTCGTGCCGGTCACGCAGCTGGCCGACGTACCGCTGGTGCTGGTGGTCAACAACGCCTCGCCGGTGAAGACCGTGCAGGACCTGATTGCCTATGCCAGGCGCGAGGGCGGCGCGCTCAACTTCGGCTCGGCGGGCAATGCCTCGGCGCAGCACCTCGCCGGCGAATCGTTCAAGCTGGCGGCCAGGGTGCCGATGCAGCATGTTCCATACAAGGGCAGCGCCCCGGCACTGACGGACCTGATGGGCGGCCAGATCCAGCTGATGTTCGACTCCATGCCGTCGGCCATGCCCTTCATCAAGTCCGGCAAACTGCGCGCCGTGGCTGTCACCACGCCGCGCCGTGCGAGCGCGCTTCCGGACATTCCGACCGTCGCCGAATCCGGCCTGCCTGGCTTCGACATCAGTACCTGGTATGGGCTGTGGGCACCGCGCGGGACCCCGCCGGCAGTGGTTGAAAAGCTCGCCTCGCACGCGGCTGCGGCGCTGAAACGGCCTGATGTACGGCAGCAATATGCCGACATGGGCGCGGAGCCGGTCGGCTCTTCACCGGCCGACTTTGCGCGCTACAACGCTGCCGAAGGCCGGAAATGGGCCGAGATCGTGCGCCGCTCGGGGGCGAAGGCAGACCAATAG
- a CDS encoding PLP-dependent aminotransferase family protein, with protein sequence MGQFDQSAGRHSGARGATGAGRRIYDLLRAQIADGTLPPGAPAPSTRGLAAELGVSRTTVTAAYEQLAAEGFLVTARGRAARIASPLAASPPARPHAARRARVPALSQFGRRVAALSLPEPPPAEPVRFDFLYGAVAWRDFPALAWRRAWQAELLRQHDSLSYAAPEGEASLRRALQGYLRRARGLACDAGQIVVVHGSQQAIDLCARLLLDHGDTFAFEDPGYLMARRCFEATGATCLPVPVDGHGMDTASLPTADRVRLAYVTPSHQFPLGGVLPIGRRQALLQWARRHDAWIVEDDYDGEFRYGQRPIDTLRAIDNDGRVIYVGTFSKALSPQLRLGYLVLPPELVPVFRQAKRLADRHAPVLEQRVLAALIDSGAYERHVRRMRRENERRRAALLDGIAHHLPADAEVSGTAAGLHVVLWLPSLRPRDEPALVAAARGAGVGVYPVSALYARPHGAGRPRAAGLVLGYASLTTAQIEQGVRVLGAVVATMAA encoded by the coding sequence ATGGGCCAGTTCGATCAGTCTGCCGGCAGGCATTCCGGCGCCAGGGGCGCCACGGGTGCGGGACGCCGCATCTATGACCTGCTGCGCGCGCAGATCGCCGACGGCACACTGCCGCCGGGCGCGCCGGCGCCGTCCACGCGCGGCCTGGCGGCCGAGCTGGGGGTATCGCGCACCACCGTGACCGCCGCCTATGAACAGCTGGCGGCCGAGGGCTTCCTGGTCACGGCGAGGGGACGGGCGGCCCGCATTGCAAGCCCGCTGGCGGCTTCCCCGCCCGCCCGGCCGCATGCCGCGCGGCGCGCCAGGGTACCCGCGCTGTCGCAGTTCGGCCGCCGCGTGGCGGCACTGAGTCTGCCGGAACCGCCGCCGGCCGAGCCGGTGCGCTTCGATTTCCTGTACGGCGCGGTGGCGTGGCGCGACTTCCCGGCGCTGGCGTGGCGGCGCGCCTGGCAGGCCGAGCTGCTGCGCCAGCACGACAGCCTGTCCTATGCCGCCCCCGAAGGCGAGGCATCGCTGCGGCGCGCGCTGCAAGGCTACCTGCGCCGCGCGCGCGGGCTGGCCTGCGACGCCGGGCAGATCGTGGTGGTGCATGGCTCGCAGCAGGCCATCGACCTGTGCGCGCGGCTGCTGCTGGACCACGGCGATACCTTCGCCTTCGAAGACCCCGGCTACCTGATGGCCAGGCGCTGCTTCGAGGCCACCGGCGCGACTTGCCTGCCAGTCCCGGTGGACGGGCATGGCATGGACACCGCCAGCCTGCCCACGGCGGACCGGGTCCGGCTGGCCTACGTGACGCCGTCGCACCAGTTCCCGCTGGGCGGCGTGCTGCCGATCGGGCGCCGCCAGGCCTTGCTGCAATGGGCCCGACGCCATGATGCGTGGATCGTCGAGGACGACTACGACGGCGAATTCCGCTACGGCCAGCGCCCGATCGACACCCTGCGCGCGATCGACAACGATGGCCGCGTGATCTATGTCGGCACCTTCTCCAAGGCGCTGTCGCCGCAACTGCGGCTCGGCTACCTGGTGCTGCCGCCGGAACTGGTGCCGGTGTTCCGGCAGGCCAAGCGGCTGGCCGACCGCCACGCGCCCGTGCTGGAGCAGCGCGTGCTGGCCGCGCTGATCGACAGCGGCGCCTACGAGCGCCACGTGCGCCGCATGCGCCGCGAGAACGAGCGCCGCCGCGCGGCCCTGCTCGATGGCATTGCGCACCACCTGCCCGCCGATGCCGAGGTCAGCGGCACCGCGGCCGGTCTGCACGTGGTGCTGTGGCTGCCGTCGCTGCGGCCGCGGGACGAGCCGGCACTGGTGGCCGCCGCGCGCGGCGCCGGCGTGGGCGTCTACCCGGTCTCGGCGCTGTATGCCCGGCCGCACGGGGCAGGCCGGCCACGCGCGGCCGGCCTGGTGCTGGGCTATGCCAGCCTGACCACCGCGCAGATAGAGCAGGGCGTGCGCGTGCTGGGCGCAGTGGTTGCGACGATGGCGGCGTGA
- a CDS encoding VWA domain-containing protein, translating into MQFLWPQMLWLLLALPVLAAAYLYLLARRKKAAVLYASLALPRAALGPRQRLRRHIPPLLFFFALTAALLACARPSATITLPADTVTLVLAMDTSRSMEAADVPPNRISAAQQAARDLVVGLPASVRLGIVSFAGTAAVVLPPTDNRQDMLDAIERFQLQRGTATGSGLFQALAVLFPEDGIDLEVILFGSRSDRAGRGTSLDESAAADAARRREQNQQAAQPGSYRHGAVILLSDGRRTTGPDPLDAARMAAQRGVRVYTVGFGSQQVTAAPESSLAYFMQLDEPTLRAVANITGGEYFHAGTATDLTQVYRQLSARFALERRETELGALFAAGAVVLLALACGLSMLWFRR; encoded by the coding sequence ATGCAGTTTCTCTGGCCGCAGATGCTCTGGTTGCTGCTGGCGCTTCCGGTGCTGGCAGCCGCTTACCTGTACCTGCTCGCGCGGCGCAAGAAGGCCGCCGTGCTGTATGCAAGCCTTGCATTGCCGCGCGCCGCGCTCGGCCCGCGCCAACGCCTGCGGCGCCACATTCCACCGTTGCTGTTCTTCTTCGCGCTGACCGCGGCATTGCTGGCGTGCGCGCGGCCCAGCGCCACCATCACGCTGCCGGCCGACACCGTGACCCTGGTGCTGGCGATGGATACCTCGCGCAGCATGGAGGCCGCCGACGTGCCGCCCAACCGCATCAGCGCCGCCCAGCAGGCCGCGCGCGACCTCGTGGTGGGGCTGCCGGCCAGCGTGCGGCTGGGCATCGTCTCGTTCGCCGGCACTGCCGCGGTGGTGCTGCCGCCCACCGACAACCGGCAAGACATGCTCGACGCGATCGAGCGCTTCCAGCTGCAGCGCGGCACCGCCACCGGCAGCGGCCTGTTCCAGGCGCTGGCGGTGCTGTTTCCCGAAGACGGCATCGACCTCGAAGTGATCCTGTTCGGCAGCCGCTCCGACCGCGCCGGGCGCGGCACCTCGCTCGACGAATCCGCCGCGGCCGACGCCGCGCGCCGGCGCGAACAGAACCAGCAGGCGGCGCAGCCCGGCTCATACCGCCACGGCGCGGTGATCCTGCTCAGCGACGGGCGGCGCACCACCGGCCCGGACCCGCTCGACGCCGCGCGCATGGCGGCACAGCGTGGCGTGCGCGTCTACACCGTGGGCTTCGGTTCGCAGCAGGTCACGGCCGCGCCGGAGTCCAGCCTTGCGTACTTCATGCAGCTCGACGAGCCGACGCTGCGTGCGGTCGCCAACATTACCGGCGGCGAATACTTCCACGCGGGCACGGCGACCGACCTGACCCAGGTCTACCGCCAGCTCAGCGCGCGCTTTGCGCTGGAGCGCAGGGAAACCGAGCTGGGTGCCTTGTTCGCCGCGGGGGCGGTGGTGTTGCTGGCGCTGGCGTGCGGGTTGTCGATGTTGTGGTTCAGGCGGTGA
- a CDS encoding DUF58 domain-containing protein, translating to MFGRRTRRREPDSAPGATAGAAPAVALAGVGANQTDALLRRLEWTVVRRLDGLLQGDYRTLFRGFGLDLADLREYHPGDDVRHIDWNVTARLQTPHVREYQEDREVAAWFLLDLSGSIDFGSGSVRKRDLLSDFTTVMALLLTRYGNRVGAVLYGGGTNADATVVPARAGRRQLLHLLHRLRSTPAASPGDTRLRDLLERARAVARRRSVVFVVSDFISAPGWQASLGMLARRHEVVAVRLVDPLETALPDLGLVVLQDAETGEQLFVDTHDPSFRKRFAAAAEAREAELRHAFARAGVACLTLSTYARLDLALLSFARQRRRQQGSARAANIAGGAA from the coding sequence ATGTTCGGGCGGCGGACTAGGCGGCGCGAGCCAGACAGCGCGCCCGGCGCCACAGCTGGCGCCGCGCCCGCTGTCGCGCTGGCCGGCGTCGGCGCCAACCAGACCGACGCGCTGCTGCGGCGCCTGGAATGGACCGTGGTCCGCCGCCTCGACGGGCTGCTGCAAGGCGACTACCGCACGCTGTTCCGCGGCTTTGGCCTGGACCTGGCGGACCTGCGCGAATACCACCCCGGCGACGACGTGCGCCATATCGACTGGAACGTGACCGCGCGGCTGCAGACGCCGCATGTGCGCGAGTACCAGGAAGACCGCGAGGTCGCGGCCTGGTTCTTGCTGGACCTGAGCGGCTCGATCGATTTCGGCTCGGGCAGCGTGCGCAAGCGCGACCTGCTGAGCGACTTCACCACCGTGATGGCGCTGCTGCTGACGCGCTATGGCAATCGGGTGGGCGCCGTGCTCTATGGCGGCGGGACCAATGCCGACGCCACGGTGGTGCCGGCGCGCGCCGGGCGCCGCCAGCTGCTGCACCTGCTGCACCGCTTGCGGTCCACGCCCGCCGCATCGCCGGGCGACACCCGCCTGCGCGACCTGCTCGAGCGCGCCCGGGCGGTGGCCAGGCGGCGCTCGGTGGTGTTCGTGGTGTCGGATTTCATCAGCGCGCCGGGCTGGCAGGCATCGCTGGGCATGCTGGCGCGGCGGCATGAAGTGGTCGCGGTAAGGCTGGTCGATCCGCTCGAAACCGCGTTGCCCGACCTGGGTCTGGTGGTGCTGCAGGACGCCGAGACCGGCGAGCAGTTGTTCGTCGATACGCACGACCCGTCCTTCCGCAAGCGCTTCGCCGCCGCCGCCGAGGCGCGCGAGGCCGAGCTGCGCCACGCCTTCGCGCGCGCCGGGGTGGCGTGCCTGACGCTGTCGACCTACGCCCGGCTCGACCTGGCACTGCTGAGCTTCGCGCGCCAGCGCCGGCGCCAGCAAGGCAGCGCCAGGGCCGCCAACATTGCAGGGGGGGCCGCATGA
- a CDS encoding AAA family ATPase, translated as MNDQARGAADSANLMERLLYEVKRVVVGQDHFLERVLVAILSGGHLLVEGVPGLAKTLTVNTLARTMSGTFKRIQFTPDLLPADLVGTRMYNQGTGEFSTVRGPVFANLLLADEINRAPAKVQSALLEVMQEKQVTIAGETHRVPAPFLVMATQNPIETEGTYPLPEAQVDRFMMKVLVGYPSEEEEVVIVNRVTGPRISVSPVATPEHLTALQEACRKVYVDPSLVQYAVRVVAATRKPGNFGLADLDRYVSFGASPRATIGLVEGARALAYLRGRHYALPEDVADLVPDVLRHRLSLSYEAMSDGVTADQLITRITQALPVPERPMESHVRAAD; from the coding sequence ATGAACGACCAAGCCAGGGGCGCAGCCGACAGCGCCAACTTGATGGAACGCCTGCTGTACGAGGTAAAACGCGTGGTGGTCGGGCAAGACCACTTTCTCGAACGGGTGCTGGTGGCCATCCTGTCCGGCGGCCACCTGCTGGTGGAGGGCGTGCCGGGGCTGGCCAAGACCCTGACCGTCAATACGCTGGCGCGGACCATGAGCGGCACCTTCAAGCGCATCCAGTTCACCCCTGACCTGCTGCCGGCCGACCTGGTCGGCACGCGCATGTACAACCAGGGCACGGGCGAGTTCTCCACGGTGCGCGGCCCGGTCTTTGCCAACCTGCTGCTGGCCGACGAGATCAACCGGGCGCCGGCCAAGGTGCAGAGCGCGCTGCTGGAGGTGATGCAGGAAAAGCAGGTCACCATCGCCGGCGAGACCCATCGCGTGCCCGCGCCGTTCCTGGTCATGGCGACGCAGAACCCGATCGAGACCGAGGGCACCTACCCGCTGCCCGAGGCGCAGGTCGACCGCTTCATGATGAAGGTGCTGGTGGGCTATCCGTCGGAAGAGGAAGAGGTGGTGATCGTCAACCGCGTCACCGGCCCGCGCATCAGCGTCAGCCCGGTGGCCACGCCCGAGCACCTGACCGCGCTGCAGGAGGCCTGCCGCAAGGTGTATGTCGATCCCAGCCTGGTCCAGTACGCGGTGCGCGTGGTCGCGGCCACGCGCAAGCCGGGCAACTTCGGCCTGGCGGACCTGGACCGCTACGTGTCGTTCGGCGCCAGCCCGCGTGCCACCATCGGCCTGGTCGAAGGCGCGCGCGCGCTGGCTTACCTGCGCGGCCGCCACTACGCCCTGCCCGAGGACGTGGCCGACCTGGTGCCGGACGTGTTGCGCCATCGGCTGTCGCTTTCGTACGAGGCCATGTCCGACGGCGTGACCGCCGACCAGCTCATCACGCGCATCACGCAGGCGCTGCCGGTACCCGAGCGGCCCATGGAATCCCATGTTCGGGCGGCGGACTAG
- a CDS encoding VWA domain-containing protein — protein MIDAISRLPVFSFLWPGMLWLFALVGGLAAGYVWLDRRRRHAAVHYPALKTAGIATRSGSGWRRHVAPVLILLALAALIAAIARPQAVMMLPSRIETVVMVMDLSGSMRAQDVKPSRLGAAQQAATTLLEAQPAGVSVGVVAMAGTAAVAQAPTRAREAVATAIERLQPQGGTALGNGMLIALTTLLPELTPDAERLMNDDTPPPRRSRGLANPPGDSEPVQPGSYTAGAIVLFSDGESNAGPAAMRAAQLAAEHGVRIYTVGVGTPEGVVLSVDGWSARVRLDEKVLKEVADATGAEYFRLEDATELKRVYRALNARLAFDKRSQVEITALFAALGALLAACAGLLSLWWFGRVM, from the coding sequence ATGATCGATGCCATCAGCCGCCTGCCCGTGTTCAGCTTCCTGTGGCCAGGCATGCTGTGGCTGTTCGCGCTGGTCGGTGGGCTGGCGGCAGGCTATGTCTGGCTCGACCGGCGCAGGCGGCACGCAGCCGTGCATTACCCGGCGCTGAAAACCGCTGGCATTGCCACCCGCAGCGGCAGCGGCTGGCGTCGCCACGTGGCGCCGGTGCTGATCCTGCTGGCGCTGGCGGCGCTGATCGCGGCGATCGCGCGGCCGCAGGCCGTGATGATGCTGCCTTCGCGCATCGAGACGGTGGTGATGGTGATGGACCTGTCCGGCAGCATGCGGGCCCAGGACGTCAAACCCAGCCGCCTGGGCGCCGCACAGCAGGCCGCCACCACGCTGCTGGAGGCGCAACCCGCGGGCGTCAGCGTCGGCGTGGTGGCGATGGCCGGCACCGCCGCCGTGGCGCAGGCGCCCACCCGCGCCAGGGAGGCCGTGGCCACCGCGATCGAACGCCTGCAGCCGCAGGGCGGCACCGCGCTGGGCAACGGCATGCTGATTGCGCTGACCACGCTGCTGCCGGAGCTCACGCCCGATGCCGAGCGGCTGATGAACGACGACACGCCGCCGCCAAGACGATCGCGAGGCCTGGCCAATCCGCCCGGCGACAGCGAGCCGGTGCAGCCGGGTTCTTATACCGCCGGCGCGATCGTGCTGTTCTCCGACGGCGAAAGCAACGCCGGCCCGGCGGCGATGCGCGCGGCCCAGCTTGCCGCCGAGCACGGCGTGCGCATCTATACCGTGGGCGTGGGCACGCCCGAAGGCGTGGTGCTGTCGGTCGACGGCTGGTCGGCCCGCGTCAGGCTCGACGAGAAGGTGCTGAAGGAAGTCGCCGACGCCACCGGGGCCGAGTACTTCCGGCTGGAGGACGCCACCGAACTGAAGCGCGTATACCGCGCGCTCAACGCGCGGCTGGCGTTCGACAAGCGCAGCCAGGTCGAGATCACCGCGCTGTTCGCCGCGCTCGGCGCGCTGCTGGCGGCGTGCGCGGGGCTGCTGTCGCTGTGGTGGTTCGGGCGCGTGATGTAG
- a CDS encoding FMN-binding negative transcriptional regulator translates to MYLPDHFAETRPDALARIIHAHPLGMLVTHSQHGLDADHLPFEFDPGAGFHGVLTAHVARANPVWQRCPTGTPVMVVFRGAEAYVSPNWYPGKHETHRQVPTWNYEVVHAHGTLTVRDEERFVRGLVARLTRRHEAAEARPWKMGDAPPDYLDAMLRGIVGLEIAVTSLVGKRKLSQNKDTRDRLGVVDALEARGCPELAQSMRDAV, encoded by the coding sequence ATGTACCTCCCCGACCATTTCGCCGAGACCCGCCCCGACGCCCTTGCCCGCATCATCCATGCGCACCCGCTGGGCATGCTGGTCACGCACAGCCAGCACGGCCTGGATGCCGACCATCTTCCCTTCGAATTCGACCCGGGCGCCGGCTTCCACGGCGTGCTCACTGCGCACGTGGCGCGAGCCAACCCGGTGTGGCAGCGGTGCCCGACCGGCACGCCGGTGATGGTGGTGTTCCGCGGCGCCGAGGCCTACGTCTCGCCGAACTGGTACCCGGGCAAGCATGAGACGCACCGGCAGGTGCCGACCTGGAACTACGAGGTGGTGCACGCGCACGGCACGCTCACCGTGCGCGACGAAGAGCGCTTCGTGCGCGGCCTGGTCGCGCGCCTGACGCGCCGGCATGAGGCCGCCGAGGCCCGGCCGTGGAAGATGGGCGACGCCCCGCCCGACTACCTCGACGCCATGCTGCGCGGCATCGTCGGCCTCGAGATCGCCGTGACGTCGCTGGTGGGCAAGCGCAAGCTCAGCCAGAACAAGGACACGCGCGACCGTCTTGGCGTGGTCGACGCGCTCGAGGCGCGCGGCTGCCCGGAACTGGCGCAGTCGATGCGCGACGCGGTCTGA
- a CDS encoding S1C family serine protease yields the protein MKRVTIYGWVSAAVALVLAAGVGSAWLLQPKARALTQKDIDAAVLHTLETKPLPSRTAMAAEAVRESVVEIRNFPAPEKTADAASAPQAGRDPPATPPEASPSTPPAPAVPPLPNERPPADSAENKPESRHIGSGVVVTERGVILTSLHVIAGARRLELTFHDGHTSEATVLQTIPEKDLAVIQAKSIPDDLPAATLGSSRDLMPGSEVVAVGFPFGIGPSVSAGVVSGLDREFVAPDNKRSLDKLIQFDAAVNPGNSGGPLVNMNGEVVGIVTAILNPGNSGTFIGIGFATTIESAGVAIGTSPF from the coding sequence ATGAAACGGGTGACGATCTACGGATGGGTCTCGGCGGCCGTCGCGCTGGTTCTTGCCGCCGGCGTGGGCTCGGCGTGGCTATTGCAGCCCAAGGCGCGCGCGCTGACGCAGAAGGACATCGACGCGGCCGTGCTGCACACACTCGAGACCAAGCCCCTGCCGTCGCGCACCGCCATGGCGGCCGAGGCGGTGCGTGAATCGGTGGTCGAAATCCGCAACTTCCCCGCGCCCGAGAAAACCGCCGATGCGGCGTCCGCGCCGCAGGCCGGGCGTGATCCCCCGGCCACGCCGCCCGAAGCCTCACCTTCGACGCCCCCCGCCCCGGCCGTCCCGCCCCTGCCCAATGAACGCCCGCCCGCAGACAGCGCGGAGAACAAGCCCGAATCCCGCCACATCGGCTCCGGCGTGGTGGTGACCGAGCGCGGCGTGATCCTTACCAGTCTCCATGTGATTGCCGGAGCGCGGCGCCTGGAGCTGACCTTCCATGACGGGCACACGTCCGAGGCCACGGTGCTGCAGACGATTCCCGAGAAAGACCTGGCGGTGATCCAGGCCAAGTCGATACCCGACGACCTGCCCGCGGCGACACTGGGTTCCAGCCGGGACCTGATGCCCGGCTCCGAGGTGGTCGCCGTGGGCTTTCCGTTCGGCATCGGGCCGTCGGTATCCGCCGGCGTGGTGTCCGGGCTGGACCGCGAGTTCGTCGCGCCGGACAACAAGCGCAGCCTGGACAAGCTGATCCAGTTCGACGCCGCGGTCAATCCGGGCAACTCGGGCGGCCCGCTGGTGAACATGAATGGCGAGGTGGTGGGCATCGTCACCGCCATCCTCAACCCGGGCAACAGCGGCACCTTCATCGGCATCGGCTTCGCCACCACGATCGAAAGCGCCGGCGTAGCCATCGGAACTTCTCCTTTCTGA
- a CDS encoding LysE family translocator: MSLIPFLIAAVVLAITPGPAIAYVVARTVAGGRSEGLASCLGTGLGGLLHVLAAAAGLSLLIAQSAVAFSVLKYLGAAYLVYLGLRMLLRKEQPATVAAVPSRGARRALVEGVVVEVLNVKTALFFLAFLPQFVAPGAAAVSQLALLGSICVALNTLVDVVVVFAAHRLLRSEAASAARARLMTRASGVTMVGLGTFLAFARREA, encoded by the coding sequence ATGTCGCTGATTCCCTTCCTGATCGCCGCGGTCGTGCTTGCCATCACCCCCGGCCCGGCCATCGCCTATGTCGTCGCCCGAACGGTCGCCGGCGGACGGTCGGAGGGCCTGGCTTCATGCCTGGGCACCGGCCTCGGTGGATTGCTGCACGTGCTGGCCGCGGCGGCGGGCCTGTCGTTGCTCATCGCCCAGTCTGCGGTCGCGTTCAGCGTGCTCAAGTACCTGGGGGCGGCCTACCTGGTGTACCTGGGGCTGCGCATGCTGCTGCGCAAGGAGCAGCCCGCCACCGTCGCGGCCGTGCCATCGCGCGGGGCACGCCGCGCGCTGGTCGAGGGCGTGGTGGTCGAGGTGCTGAACGTCAAGACCGCGCTGTTCTTCCTTGCGTTCCTGCCGCAGTTCGTCGCGCCGGGTGCAGCGGCAGTGTCGCAACTCGCGCTGCTGGGCAGCATCTGCGTCGCGCTCAACACGCTGGTCGATGTGGTCGTGGTCTTTGCCGCGCACCGCCTGCTCAGGTCCGAAGCCGCGAGCGCGGCACGCGCGCGGCTGATGACCCGTGCCTCGGGAGTCACGATGGTGGGGCTGGGCACGTTCCTGGCGTTCGCGCGGCGCGAGGCATGA